Proteins encoded in a region of the Triticum dicoccoides isolate Atlit2015 ecotype Zavitan chromosome 3A, WEW_v2.0, whole genome shotgun sequence genome:
- the LOC119268245 gene encoding protein CONSERVED IN THE GREEN LINEAGE AND DIATOMS 27, chloroplastic-like isoform X2, with protein MLLRLKITTVQPVALLLGHDHGATASPRRLAGALPQGGGASTRAKRLRSVAVAMALKEEEPESSRSRFAGGGPSWDPRMEIGVPYEQRPVNEYSALKESTLYSWAELSPGSFFMRLGSLCLVTFTVLAAPISAASFSPGKDPLKFVLAAGIGTLLLVSLVVLRIYLGWSYVGDRLLSAVVPYEETGWYDGQMWVKPAEVLARDRLLGSYKVKPVINLLKQTLVGTGALLVGAVALFAFAAPVEEFVHSFNGAPTTASSKPIMRREDLLKLPAEVRQDDDLAAAAAEAANGRPVYCRDRYYRALAGETSQP; from the exons ATGTTGCTCCGCCTGAAGATTACCACCGTCCAGCCTGTGGCGCTGCTTCTTGGGCATGACCATGGCGCGACAGCATCCCCGCGGCGTCTCGCCGGAGCCCTTCCGCAGGGCGGTGGAGCGTCCACGAGGGCAAAGAGGCTGAGGAGCGTGGCGGTGGCGATGGCGCTCAAGGAGGAGGAGCCGGAGAGCAGCCGAAGCCGCTTCGCCGGGGGCGGCCCGAGCTGGGACCCCAGGATGGAGATCGGAGTCCCATACGAGCAAAGACCG GTTAACGAGTACTCCGCTCTCAAGGAGAGCACCTTGTACTCTTGGGCAGAGCTGAGTCCAGGCTCTTTCTTCATGCGCCTAGGCAGCCTGTGCCTGGTCACATTTACAGTTCTGGCGGCCCCAATCTCAGCCGCAAGTTTCAGTCCCGGAAAG GATCCACTCAAGTTCGTGCTAGCTGCTGGGATTGGGACCCTGCTCCTGGTGTCTCTTGTGGTTCTCAGGATCTACCTG GGTTGGAGCTACGTGGGTGACAGGCTATTATCGGCAGTCGTGCCGTATGAAGAAACCGGGTGGTACGATGGCCAAATGTGGGTCAAGCCAGCAGAG GTGCTGGCTCGCGACAGGCTATTGGGATCTTACAAG GTAAAGCCGGTGATCAACCTGCTCAAACAGACACTGGTGGGCACCGGTGCGCTGCTCGTCGGGGCGGTGGCACTCTTcgccttcgccgcccccgtcgaggAATTCGTCCACTCCTTCAATGGAGCCCCCACTACCGCCTCCTCTAAGCCGATCATGAG GAGAGAGGACCTGCTGAAGCTGCCTGCCGAGGTGAGGCAAGACGACGACCTCGCTGCGGCTGCTGCGGAGGCCGCCAATGGACGCCCGGTTTACTGCAGGGACCGCTACTACCGGGCGCTCGCCGGCG AAACAAGTCAGCCTTGA
- the LOC119268245 gene encoding protein CONSERVED IN THE GREEN LINEAGE AND DIATOMS 27, chloroplastic-like isoform X1, with product MLLRLKITTVQPVALLLGHDHGATASPRRLAGALPQGGGASTRAKRLRSVAVAMALKEEEPESSRSRFAGGGPSWDPRMEIGVPYEQRPVNEYSALKESTLYSWAELSPGSFFMRLGSLCLVTFTVLAAPISAASFSPGKDPLKFVLAAGIGTLLLVSLVVLRIYLGWSYVGDRLLSAVVPYEETGWYDGQMWVKPAEVLARDRLLGSYKVKPVINLLKQTLVGTGALLVGAVALFAFAAPVEEFVHSFNGAPTTASSKPIMRREDLLKLPAEVRQDDDLAAAAAEAANGRPVYCRDRYYRALAGGQYCTSDDLLN from the exons ATGTTGCTCCGCCTGAAGATTACCACCGTCCAGCCTGTGGCGCTGCTTCTTGGGCATGACCATGGCGCGACAGCATCCCCGCGGCGTCTCGCCGGAGCCCTTCCGCAGGGCGGTGGAGCGTCCACGAGGGCAAAGAGGCTGAGGAGCGTGGCGGTGGCGATGGCGCTCAAGGAGGAGGAGCCGGAGAGCAGCCGAAGCCGCTTCGCCGGGGGCGGCCCGAGCTGGGACCCCAGGATGGAGATCGGAGTCCCATACGAGCAAAGACCG GTTAACGAGTACTCCGCTCTCAAGGAGAGCACCTTGTACTCTTGGGCAGAGCTGAGTCCAGGCTCTTTCTTCATGCGCCTAGGCAGCCTGTGCCTGGTCACATTTACAGTTCTGGCGGCCCCAATCTCAGCCGCAAGTTTCAGTCCCGGAAAG GATCCACTCAAGTTCGTGCTAGCTGCTGGGATTGGGACCCTGCTCCTGGTGTCTCTTGTGGTTCTCAGGATCTACCTG GGTTGGAGCTACGTGGGTGACAGGCTATTATCGGCAGTCGTGCCGTATGAAGAAACCGGGTGGTACGATGGCCAAATGTGGGTCAAGCCAGCAGAG GTGCTGGCTCGCGACAGGCTATTGGGATCTTACAAG GTAAAGCCGGTGATCAACCTGCTCAAACAGACACTGGTGGGCACCGGTGCGCTGCTCGTCGGGGCGGTGGCACTCTTcgccttcgccgcccccgtcgaggAATTCGTCCACTCCTTCAATGGAGCCCCCACTACCGCCTCCTCTAAGCCGATCATGAG GAGAGAGGACCTGCTGAAGCTGCCTGCCGAGGTGAGGCAAGACGACGACCTCGCTGCGGCTGCTGCGGAGGCCGCCAATGGACGCCCGGTTTACTGCAGGGACCGCTACTACCGGGCGCTCGCCGGCGGTCAGTACTGCACCTCGGACGACCTGCTCAACTGA